Proteins encoded together in one Deinococcus irradiatisoli window:
- a CDS encoding anti-sigma factor domain-containing protein has translation MPNESEQERQEQLSLYVFGLLERDEAASLEQQLASNPAWQSELRAMEDTLSALAEPVAVPPGSAERLLARVRADQAASAPANRSLGASPGGSGRRLVGPLVALGLAAAVAAVLLLPRLNASPERRLAEYQAQPGAVTFPLTAKDGQNLGTAVRLNDGRAFVLLAADAPQGKVYQAWQVVGSAPVSLGVFQGRSFLSRPLGGGVTLAVSVEPPQGSPQPTTAPILAQTL, from the coding sequence ATGCCGAATGAATCCGAACAAGAGCGTCAGGAACAGCTCAGCTTATACGTCTTCGGCTTGCTGGAGCGCGACGAAGCGGCCAGCCTGGAGCAGCAACTGGCCTCCAATCCGGCCTGGCAAAGCGAACTGCGCGCCATGGAAGACACCCTCAGCGCCCTGGCCGAGCCGGTGGCCGTGCCGCCTGGAAGTGCCGAGCGCCTGCTGGCGCGCGTGCGGGCCGATCAAGCGGCGTCCGCGCCGGCCAATAGGTCGCTCGGCGCGTCTCCCGGGGGGAGCGGCCGCAGGTTGGTGGGACCGCTCGTGGCACTGGGACTGGCCGCTGCGGTGGCGGCCGTGCTGCTGCTGCCGCGTCTGAACGCCTCGCCGGAGCGCCGCTTGGCCGAGTATCAGGCGCAGCCCGGCGCCGTGACCTTTCCCCTCACCGCCAAGGACGGCCAGAACCTGGGCACGGCGGTGCGCCTCAACGATGGCCGCGCCTTCGTGCTGCTGGCCGCCGACGCGCCGCAGGGCAAGGTCTACCAGGCCTGGCAGGTGGTCGGCTCGGCGCCGGTGTCGCTGGGCGTGTTTCAGGGCCGCAGCTTCCTGAGCCGGCCGCTGGGCGGCGGCGTGACCCTGGCCGTCAGCGTGGAGCCCCCGCAGGGCAGCCCGCAGCCCACCACCGCGCCGATTCTGGCCCAGACGTTGTAG
- the truB gene encoding tRNA pseudouridine(55) synthase TruB, whose protein sequence is MPIYVVDKPLNLTSHDVVGRARRVLGTRQVGHTGTLDPLATGVLVLCVGASTKLVQFMERDTKDYLAFISLGAATPTLDAEGPLGEVADVPDFSDEEIGDALQGFLGAQQQVPPQYSALQVGGVRAYVAARAGGALDLPARPVVIHELDLLGRAASLAAAPQTFSPTPDGRWRPAATGQKFSLPPRLGDFPTLVVWARVGSGTYLRSLARDVGAALGVPAHLSGLIRTRAGRFGLTQATPLDLLGEQAGLGDLQALDLPIIEAGPELALQLRQGKRPAHSGTGRFVVLLSGELVAVVDGDGEQLKVVRAWA, encoded by the coding sequence ATGCCGATTTACGTGGTGGACAAGCCGCTGAACCTCACCTCGCACGATGTGGTGGGGCGGGCGCGGCGCGTGCTGGGCACCCGGCAGGTGGGCCACACCGGCACGCTCGATCCGCTGGCGACCGGGGTGCTGGTGCTGTGCGTGGGCGCCAGCACCAAACTGGTGCAGTTCATGGAGCGCGATACCAAGGACTATCTGGCCTTCATCAGCCTCGGCGCCGCCACCCCCACCCTCGACGCCGAGGGGCCGCTCGGCGAGGTGGCCGACGTCCCCGACTTCAGCGACGAGGAGATCGGCGACGCCCTGCAAGGCTTTCTGGGAGCGCAGCAGCAGGTTCCGCCGCAGTACAGCGCCTTGCAGGTGGGCGGGGTGCGGGCCTACGTGGCGGCCCGCGCCGGCGGCGCCCTGGATTTGCCGGCCCGCCCGGTGGTGATTCACGAGCTGGACCTGCTCGGCCGCGCCGCCAGCTTAGCCGCCGCGCCGCAGACCTTCTCCCCCACCCCGGACGGGCGCTGGCGGCCCGCCGCGACGGGCCAGAAGTTCAGCCTGCCGCCCAGGCTGGGCGATTTTCCCACACTGGTGGTGTGGGCGCGGGTGGGCAGCGGCACCTACCTGCGTTCGCTGGCCCGCGACGTGGGGGCGGCGCTGGGCGTGCCGGCCCACCTCTCGGGCCTGATCCGCACCCGCGCCGGAAGGTTCGGGCTGACGCAGGCCACGCCACTGGACCTTTTGGGCGAGCAGGCCGGACTGGGTGACCTCCAGGCGCTGGACCTGCCGATCATCGAGGCCGGTCCGGAGCTGGCGTTGCAGCTGCGGCAAGGCAAGCGGCCCGCGCACAGTGGCACGGGCCGGTTTGTGGTGCTGCTTTCGGGCGAACTGGTGGCGGTGGTGGACGGCGACGGAGAGCAGCTGAAAGTGGTGCGGGCCTGGGCCTAA
- a CDS encoding tetratricopeptide repeat protein: protein MPNSKSEPNSNGTLRAARPRGRFGPRRLSLALTSALALALGHGAAQQTPAPSAPATIPAAPAPAKPRPPAANYVALGVLYYDQGNFDDAYLAFRAAAEADPKNSEALLGLGRTQSRLRLYGPSLETLKTLVAQDPRNVSGYLALAQAYQAQYVGTSDRSAILGNLDAALKVLDAGEAAARGGESDKLDLNLSKINNERGYIYRLQGQNAKAIATFKEANRLNPDNGVILYNIGDMYYATGNIPEALNNLQLAVIADPGDPFNRAYYAKLLALSGNFNAAKSESAQAARVAPKNPYAVGQYGVVAYLSGDSKTARSQLQAAIKLEPLRYPEFYYYMGRLELDQGNLKEARNNLTKSVALASTNPEYLYYLGLSYERAADNVAPDKLRATDSYTRAVKLDPNYKLALDGLKRLK, encoded by the coding sequence ATGCCCAACAGCAAGAGTGAACCGAATTCGAACGGGACGCTGCGCGCCGCTCGACCACGAGGTCGTTTTGGACCGCGCCGCCTCAGCTTGGCGCTGACGTCGGCCCTGGCGCTGGCTCTGGGCCACGGTGCGGCGCAGCAGACCCCGGCCCCGAGCGCGCCCGCCACCATTCCGGCGGCGCCCGCGCCGGCCAAACCCCGCCCGCCCGCCGCCAACTACGTGGCGCTGGGCGTGCTGTACTACGATCAAGGCAACTTCGACGACGCTTACCTGGCGTTCCGGGCCGCCGCCGAGGCCGATCCCAAAAACAGCGAGGCGCTGCTGGGCCTGGGCCGCACCCAGTCGCGGCTGCGGCTCTACGGACCCTCGCTCGAGACCCTCAAGACCCTGGTGGCCCAGGACCCCCGCAACGTCAGCGGCTACCTGGCGCTGGCGCAGGCGTACCAGGCCCAGTATGTCGGCACCAGCGACCGCAGCGCCATTCTGGGCAACCTCGACGCGGCCCTCAAGGTGCTGGACGCCGGCGAAGCGGCGGCGCGCGGCGGCGAGAGCGACAAACTCGACCTCAATCTCTCCAAGATCAACAACGAGCGCGGCTACATCTACCGCCTGCAGGGCCAGAACGCCAAGGCCATCGCCACCTTCAAGGAAGCCAACCGCCTCAACCCCGACAACGGCGTGATTCTCTACAACATCGGCGACATGTACTACGCCACCGGCAACATTCCCGAAGCGCTCAACAACCTGCAGCTGGCCGTCATCGCCGACCCCGGCGATCCGTTCAACCGCGCCTACTACGCCAAGCTGCTGGCGCTGAGCGGCAACTTCAACGCCGCCAAATCCGAGAGCGCCCAGGCGGCCCGCGTCGCGCCGAAAAATCCCTACGCCGTGGGGCAGTACGGTGTGGTGGCCTACCTCTCGGGCGATTCCAAGACCGCCCGCAGCCAGTTGCAGGCCGCCATCAAGCTCGAACCGCTGCGCTACCCCGAGTTCTACTACTACATGGGCCGCCTGGAACTCGACCAGGGCAACCTCAAGGAAGCGCGCAACAACCTCACCAAATCGGTGGCCCTGGCCAGCACCAATCCCGAGTACCTCTACTACCTGGGCCTCTCATATGAGCGCGCCGCCGACAACGTCGCTCCCGACAAACTCAGGGCCACCGATTCGTATACCCGCGCCGTGAAGCTCGATCCCAACTACAAGCTGGCCCTCGACGGCCTCAAGCGCCTGAAGTAA
- a CDS encoding EAL domain-containing protein, protein MSAEFPVTVDAEEVALPDAAALPRHQQGLLLLERVRQSLTAASDLSALFLEITSGIHQVFGYPLVGVALIEDQQILPQTSVGYQLEGVRFPFGYGVVGRVAKSGQAALVLDVRSDPDYRVYHPDVISQLCVPLHAGDQVIGLLSVETLDVPLDQVDLDVMQLLGQHLGSAVARLRQDLESSATRHREQQLYADIVRQASELALLHQVRNALSREVGVQEIIQAVNGAIVAAFGYTLVSIYLLEGRTLVLQHQLGYPQTLKRVPVSQGVMGRVVHTGQGELIADVRSEPAFLGAVEDITSEVTVPLRVGGEVMGMLNVESVGGVALGPRDLDLMNEVAAQLGLALERAQLLDAVRLSEERYRLLAESMTDLVCLHAPDGHLTYVSPSVTALLGYTPAELIGHPPLSFVHPEEQASLRPKLLGDQPQLDRLRLRLRHRQGHWLWFETSSAPVPSRSGHWQSTSRDISERHFIEQRLAYEAQHDLLTGLANRTLFERRLQECWEKNRRGAAPYTVLFLDLDRFKIINDSLGHRVGDQLLQALAERLALNVPPGALLARMGGDEFALLLCGNAADGERLARRLIKSLKAPLSVGPYELQVNISIGIAPGLTSSPEASDVLRDADLSMYSSKHQRRSRLSSTYTVFDCSLHEQAMRRLHIESELSAAIKARQLKLMYQPVVRLEDGQLLGFEALARWQHPELGQVSPAEFLTVAEETGLIWPLGQWVLEEACTMLSEWQRQQPGAALSLNVNISPQQFQHSDLVRQVQRAISKSGCRASGLNIEITEGAILHDSAAQTIAALRALGVGVQVDDFGTGCSSLASLHRFELTALKIDRRFVDNLGKDKASHGIVRAILMLAEALNLSVIAEGIETEQQRRDLLALDCVAGQGYLFAAALSAEAATRLCQRRHSLAPNTLTSG, encoded by the coding sequence ATGTCTGCCGAATTCCCAGTCACCGTGGACGCCGAAGAGGTGGCGCTGCCTGACGCTGCGGCGCTGCCACGCCACCAGCAGGGGCTGCTGCTGCTGGAACGGGTCCGGCAGAGTCTCACGGCGGCCTCGGACCTGTCGGCGCTGTTTCTGGAAATCACCAGCGGCATCCATCAGGTGTTCGGGTATCCGCTGGTGGGCGTGGCGCTGATCGAGGACCAGCAGATTCTGCCGCAGACCAGCGTGGGCTATCAGCTCGAGGGCGTGCGCTTTCCGTTCGGGTACGGCGTCGTCGGCCGGGTGGCGAAAAGCGGTCAGGCCGCGCTGGTGCTGGATGTCCGCAGCGATCCGGATTACCGGGTCTACCACCCGGACGTGATCAGCCAGCTGTGCGTGCCGCTGCATGCCGGCGATCAGGTGATCGGCCTGCTCAGCGTCGAGACGCTCGACGTGCCGCTCGATCAGGTGGACCTCGACGTGATGCAGTTGCTGGGCCAGCACCTGGGCAGCGCCGTCGCCCGGCTGCGCCAGGATCTGGAATCCAGCGCCACCCGGCATCGCGAGCAGCAGCTCTACGCCGACATCGTGCGCCAGGCCAGCGAACTGGCGCTGCTGCACCAGGTGCGCAACGCCCTGAGCCGCGAGGTCGGGGTGCAGGAGATCATCCAGGCGGTCAACGGCGCCATCGTGGCCGCCTTCGGCTACACCCTGGTCAGTATCTACCTGCTCGAAGGGCGCACGCTGGTGTTGCAGCATCAGCTCGGCTACCCGCAGACCCTGAAGCGCGTTCCGGTCTCGCAGGGCGTGATGGGCCGGGTGGTGCACACCGGCCAGGGCGAACTGATCGCCGATGTCCGGTCCGAGCCGGCCTTTCTGGGCGCGGTGGAGGACATCACCAGCGAAGTGACGGTGCCGCTGCGGGTGGGCGGCGAGGTGATGGGCATGCTCAACGTCGAGAGCGTGGGCGGCGTGGCGCTCGGCCCCCGCGACCTCGACCTGATGAACGAGGTCGCCGCGCAACTGGGGCTGGCACTGGAACGGGCGCAGCTGCTCGACGCCGTGCGCCTCAGCGAGGAGCGCTACCGCCTCCTGGCCGAGAGCATGACCGATCTGGTGTGCCTGCATGCCCCCGACGGCCACCTGACCTACGTGAGCCCGTCGGTCACGGCGCTGCTCGGCTACACTCCGGCCGAGCTGATCGGGCACCCGCCGCTCTCGTTCGTTCATCCTGAAGAGCAGGCCTCGCTCCGCCCGAAGCTGCTCGGCGATCAACCGCAACTCGACCGCCTGCGCCTGCGCCTGCGCCATCGGCAGGGCCACTGGCTGTGGTTCGAGACCAGCAGCGCGCCGGTGCCTTCGCGCAGCGGCCACTGGCAATCCACGTCACGCGACATCAGTGAGCGCCACTTCATCGAGCAGCGCCTGGCCTACGAAGCCCAGCACGATCTGCTCACCGGGCTGGCCAACCGCACCTTGTTCGAGCGCCGGTTGCAGGAATGCTGGGAAAAGAACCGGCGCGGCGCGGCTCCGTACACGGTGCTGTTTCTCGACCTCGACCGCTTCAAGATTATCAACGACAGCCTGGGCCACCGGGTGGGCGACCAGCTGCTGCAGGCGCTGGCCGAGCGCCTGGCCCTCAACGTGCCGCCCGGCGCCTTGCTGGCGCGCATGGGCGGCGACGAATTCGCGTTGCTGCTGTGCGGCAACGCCGCCGACGGCGAGCGCCTGGCCCGGCGCCTGATCAAGAGCCTCAAAGCGCCGCTGTCGGTGGGGCCGTACGAACTGCAGGTCAATATCAGCATCGGCATCGCGCCGGGCCTGACCAGTTCTCCCGAAGCCAGCGACGTGCTGCGCGACGCCGACCTGAGCATGTACAGCAGCAAGCACCAGCGCCGCAGCCGGCTGAGCTCGACCTATACCGTGTTCGACTGCAGCCTGCACGAACAGGCCATGCGGCGGCTGCATATCGAATCCGAACTCAGCGCGGCGATCAAGGCCCGGCAGCTCAAGCTGATGTACCAGCCGGTGGTGCGGCTCGAAGACGGTCAGCTACTGGGCTTCGAAGCGCTGGCCCGCTGGCAGCATCCGGAACTCGGGCAGGTTTCGCCCGCCGAATTTCTCACCGTGGCCGAGGAAACCGGGCTGATCTGGCCGCTGGGACAATGGGTGCTGGAAGAAGCCTGCACCATGCTCAGCGAGTGGCAGCGCCAGCAACCCGGCGCGGCGCTGAGCCTGAACGTCAACATCTCGCCGCAACAGTTTCAGCATTCCGATCTGGTTCGCCAGGTGCAGCGGGCCATCTCCAAAAGCGGCTGCCGGGCCAGCGGCCTGAACATCGAGATCACCGAGGGCGCCATCCTGCACGACAGCGCCGCCCAGACCATCGCCGCGCTGCGCGCCCTGGGCGTCGGGGTACAGGTCGACGATTTCGGCACCGGCTGCTCCTCGCTGGCCTCGCTGCACCGCTTTGAACTCACCGCCCTGAAAATCGATCGCCGCTTCGTGGACAACCTCGGCAAAGACAAGGCCAGCCACGGCATCGTGCGGGCGATTCTGATGCTGGCCGAAGCGCTGAATTTGAGCGTCATCGCCGAGGGCATCGAAACCGAGCAGCAGCGCCGCGACCTGCTGGCCCTCGACTGCGTGGCCGGGCAGGGCTACCTGTTCGCGGCGGCGCTGAGCGCCGAGGCCGCCACCCGCTTGTGTCAGCGCCGCCACTCCCTCGCGCCGAACACCTTGACCAGCGGTTGA
- a CDS encoding pyridoxal phosphate-dependent aminotransferase — MTTLNMPLSQKVRSLKPSATVAVSSRALELKRSGVDVISLSVGEPDFDTPPHVVAAAKAALDAGKTRYTQVGGIPELREAIAAKLQRENGLSYAPEAVIVTSGAKQALFNALFALIDPGDEVLIPSPFWVSYPEMVAFAGGVPVPVTTTPESGYQLDVEALRAAVTPRTKLIMLNSPSNPTGAVYPEQTLREVAALAREHDLIIITDEMYEHIIYDAEHVSIARFAPERTLTVNGASKAYAMTGWRIGYAAGPQPLITAMNAIQSQSTSNANSIAQWAAVTAITDSYAFIEASRAEFHRRRDRIVAGLNDLGLSTPTPQGAFYVMADSTPIHASDLEAARVILDEARVAVVPGADFGAPGRVRLSYAVSLETIEEVLTRFKALLDGL; from the coding sequence ATGACCACGCTGAACATGCCGCTGTCGCAGAAAGTCCGCAGCCTCAAACCCTCGGCCACGGTGGCGGTGTCCTCGCGGGCGCTGGAACTCAAGCGCAGCGGCGTGGACGTCATCTCGCTGTCGGTGGGTGAACCGGACTTCGACACCCCGCCGCATGTGGTGGCTGCCGCCAAGGCCGCGCTCGACGCCGGCAAGACCCGCTACACCCAGGTCGGCGGCATTCCCGAACTGCGCGAGGCGATCGCCGCCAAGTTGCAGCGCGAAAACGGCCTGAGCTACGCGCCGGAAGCGGTGATCGTCACCAGCGGCGCCAAGCAGGCGCTGTTCAACGCCCTGTTCGCGCTGATCGATCCCGGCGACGAGGTGCTGATCCCTTCGCCCTTCTGGGTCAGCTACCCGGAAATGGTGGCCTTTGCCGGCGGCGTGCCGGTCCCGGTGACGACCACGCCAGAAAGCGGGTACCAGCTCGACGTGGAGGCGCTGCGGGCCGCCGTCACGCCGCGCACCAAGCTGATCATGCTCAACAGCCCCAGCAACCCCACCGGGGCCGTGTACCCCGAGCAGACCCTGCGCGAGGTGGCGGCGCTGGCCCGCGAGCACGACCTGATCATCATCACCGACGAGATGTACGAGCACATCATTTACGACGCCGAGCACGTCAGCATTGCCCGCTTCGCGCCGGAGCGCACCCTGACCGTCAACGGCGCCAGCAAGGCCTACGCCATGACCGGCTGGCGCATCGGCTACGCGGCGGGGCCGCAGCCGCTGATCACCGCCATGAACGCCATCCAGAGCCAGAGCACCAGCAACGCCAACAGCATCGCCCAGTGGGCGGCGGTGACGGCCATCACCGACAGTTACGCCTTTATCGAGGCCAGTCGCGCTGAGTTTCACCGCCGCCGCGACCGCATCGTGGCGGGCCTCAACGACCTGGGCCTGAGTACCCCTACCCCGCAGGGCGCCTTCTACGTGATGGCCGACAGCACGCCCATTCACGCCAGCGACCTGGAAGCGGCCCGGGTAATTCTCGACGAAGCGCGGGTGGCGGTGGTGCCGGGCGCCGACTTCGGTGCGCCGGGCCGGGTGCGGCTGAGTTACGCGGTGAGTCTGGAGACCATCGAGGAAGTGCTGACGCGCTTCAAAGCGCTGCTGGACGGCCTCTGA
- the proB gene encoding glutamate 5-kinase, with protein sequence MRVVLKLGTSVLTGGSDRLHRPRMVDLMRQMAALQAGGHQVLLVTSAAVLAGWEALGFPPRTRTVAEKQLLAAVGQGVLMHTYAALAEIYGIKVAQVLLTAGDLRDRTRYLNARTTLDSCLARGVLPIINENDTVATAQLKVGDNDTLSAFVANLAEADLLVILTDAPGLYTADPRLDPSATLIPLVERIDASVWEKAGGAGSHRGTGGMHTKIQAAEIATRAGTPVIVAPGDAENALLRAVAGEAIGTRFAAHGSRLEARKRWILAEIAGGSIELDEGAERAVRERGSSLLAVGVRGVSGDFGRGHTVRLLGPGGQEVARGLTRYRAEDLRRIAGLRGSAIEAALGFNEGPEVVHRDDLVLL encoded by the coding sequence ATGCGCGTCGTTCTCAAGCTCGGCACTTCGGTTCTGACCGGCGGCTCCGACCGCCTGCACCGCCCGCGCATGGTCGATCTGATGCGCCAGATGGCGGCCCTGCAAGCCGGCGGCCATCAGGTGCTGCTGGTGACCTCAGCGGCGGTGCTGGCCGGCTGGGAAGCGCTGGGCTTTCCGCCGCGCACCCGCACGGTGGCCGAAAAGCAGCTGCTGGCCGCTGTGGGGCAGGGCGTGCTGATGCACACCTATGCCGCGCTGGCCGAAATTTACGGCATCAAGGTGGCGCAGGTGCTGCTCACCGCCGGCGACCTGCGCGACCGCACCCGTTACCTCAACGCCCGTACCACCCTCGACAGTTGCCTCGCGCGCGGCGTGCTGCCGATCATCAACGAAAACGACACGGTGGCGACCGCGCAGCTGAAGGTCGGCGACAACGATACCCTGTCCGCCTTCGTCGCCAACCTCGCCGAGGCCGACCTGCTGGTGATCCTGACCGACGCGCCGGGCCTGTACACCGCCGACCCGCGGCTCGACCCCAGCGCCACATTGATTCCGCTGGTGGAGCGCATCGACGCCTCTGTGTGGGAAAAAGCCGGGGGCGCCGGCTCGCACCGGGGCACCGGCGGCATGCACACCAAGATTCAGGCCGCCGAGATCGCTACCCGCGCCGGCACCCCGGTGATCGTGGCGCCGGGCGACGCCGAGAATGCCCTGCTGCGCGCCGTGGCCGGAGAAGCCATCGGCACCCGCTTCGCCGCGCACGGCTCGCGCCTGGAAGCCCGCAAACGCTGGATTCTGGCCGAGATCGCCGGCGGCAGCATCGAACTCGACGAGGGCGCCGAGCGGGCCGTGCGCGAGCGCGGCAGCAGCCTGCTGGCGGTGGGGGTGCGCGGCGTGAGCGGCGACTTCGGGCGCGGCCACACCGTGCGCCTGCTCGGGCCGGGCGGCCAGGAGGTGGCGCGCGGCCTGACCCGCTACCGCGCCGAGGACCTGCGGCGCATCGCCGGCCTGCGCGGCAGCGCCATCGAGGCGGCCCTGGGGTTCAACGAAGGCCCCGAGGTGGTGCACCGCGACGACCTGGTGCTGCTGTAG